A region from the Drosophila bipectinata strain 14024-0381.07 chromosome 3R, DbipHiC1v2, whole genome shotgun sequence genome encodes:
- the kmr gene encoding uncharacterized protein kmr isoform X3 has protein sequence MFGCIYQLWDWLEAPPLFTAGTMDAKKLQQLQEAAILAQQQKKLPLAYQTNLVDYRTAAYSQALYQQSPTATSSSGGGPLSPIEMQPQSKHHGLLKHGGGGGNSSSSHSSPYHQSYSSSGGGTAAEQLYQSPTERTYLAAAGRLQANNATAGHHPISALQAQYQQLQAAKMQAQMATQNEAAQQQQRTFALRQAMNPPTGHYHMSQSSSMVSNMTTMTQQQQQQHQRAPPSSLNLQNQYQPAQGPLKLQQQQMPKHYQEQLYAHQQQLQQQQQQLHQQQLQQQQQQQQQQQQQQQHRHKTELQTPGSEHGTVYIQQNHPGHVVNQACQTQISAVKPKATPSSEESSTTSAKSPSHAPLDRKKSAGSIQALKSPITKRPPSTPVTLSGWLHKQGSDGLKVWRKRWFVLAEYCLYYYKGPEEEKLLGSVLLPSYRVSACLPEDKIYRKFAFKCEHQNMRTYWLAADNSESMMTWVRALAAASMMQAPSSGESEPSVNSSLNHSGENSDSGIHTLQSQPSKGQPTPSSDGLSGGGGGVSSSQPLYANAPPKPRRSNDGGYSSPSPEHNEQQQQHSSRRLMSPTQQLYQQQQQQQQHQRSQQQQPQQHHAIYDTRTGHVSSALQLQQAQQQYSLDHLEAQFQQQQLDMEEQIARLQQQRAAEEIYGEREMYMAKLLHQQRQAANGSYPTQQQLLHAERRTPDAYGRSKQQRLFAAAQAAADYEDIYNMSQLAGAGGVPMSAQEALLQEAASYRRPLSPPSYDGSKHVPAMPQRYTPNHLEASGADQLINTMDLRARTAAAIVRPHSADFLEYEARAEAAAAAAAAAIAQSQQESGRAPRPKSSLDINRTPDSFYYSEASYADKMRKSALYLQNGAQPQQAGSYRTAAGDINSGVNTIGYENPYERAYKRQELLAEAQAQAHAQASSMPRMSRSASQGRAMGSQLQSPQQEDLPPLNVHPGSIFPPSMSTQEIICKNEQFLRSASARLPKRNGMDDDYSAANSTTTSPTSGAAPSPQHQEGERKREESMKRLLEWKQRMLQSPLTRKGIQQGGSNMSAMSKLGSNPNILLASTAVASGARYAPQAGKTGLVGNGNGNGSAAGNGSASGAGNAATAAGIQRSRSESQANMGPGGVAYNNYSSDDEASISVRNVNNLPMGNLTVKPDPSDTHHQQQESAFAPYYGGAAETKYAKNTVLTDRGLYAGNGAGLATSTPQHQQQQFRMRRTGSRAEIDMLERETSSQIRNLEMSAGDLLSRTHEELVLLLIQLRRQSSQTARAIEQCCSDMHDVQNRLRSAEGLTRAESIQRLDYLKQHLLDLERHYEKSKPLVNLVDNMVKLGSLYRNDANGRVQPTTIERVEFNQRMQERQMLQEEQQQWDRLSPNQAELQAKVHELYQLDQLLQEESGTLQSLQRDKEDLERALGGLRARIQDSNATPMALEAAKKQQHILERELSRVHQLLAENSKKLEQTVAGNARLEQELLLLRQKVQDTRGAATNGIDAAAPMNGDQNAAVLQSELERVQSLVGDMQRQRHELSTAVRQLTENSSRLYQEIGKQEVMNGGGSTNGSLKKRSNSTSWTETDLDSNMLKSGSRQHLNDSSLNLSTPLYVDTNSSSKLNDYNRYNGGGSSDALEMSGMESDGFLESNPFAMGLEKQEIKTVRIVKRESERRHRDRSERGLSSSIQNLDQVMEEEMYAQQQREQNAMYPQNNEEQPMTNGHHSRSKSLPRNYSEPPKPRHSRHMNGKTNGHHHYNNGGGYDYDRNSNYEHQPPPPPAPQSSNGHHHQQREHLNPLANAYFAKQLQQQANPSRDSARVALRTKTDSLQSLNKSLTDLSPEPVFQSVAARQIINEMSAGSASEDTEKVVEKVPPPHKHRRAVPREKRRHYTAPNNVNQKAMEKVQAENDMNRNNTNWRARDDLDMEVALRPRMNAPDVVRSALGQGEKISENTIDNLLLAPNKIVIPERYIPETTPELSPEEKKRRQEKVESIKKMLAEAPISSNENESLPPSKLNAEKKQREHLLQLNQILAQQVMQVSKIVAGNPNSHN, from the exons ATGTTTGGCTGCATTTATCAGCTCTGGGACTG GTTGGAGGCGCCACCACTCTTCACCGCCGGCACTATGGACGCCAAGAAGCTGCAACAGCTGCAGGAGGCGGCCATACTTGCGCAGCAGCAGAAGAAGCTGCCGTTGGCGTACCAAACAAACTTGGTGGACTACCGGACGGCGGCCTACAGCCAAGCCCTTTACCAGCAGTCTCCGACAGCCACGAGTTCCAGCGGCGGCGGTCCACTCTCGCCCATCGAGATGCAGCCTCAATCGAAGCACCACGGCCTGCTGAAGCACGGCGGGGGTGGAGGAAACTCCAGCAGCTCACACAGTTCCCCGTACCACCAGTCGTACTCCAGCAGTGGCGGCGGGACGGCCGCTGAGCAGCTCTACCAGTCGCCCACGGAACGCACCTATCTGGCGGCGGCGGGCAGGTTGCAGGCTAATAACGCCACAGCCGGACATCATCCGATCTCGGCACTGCAGGCGCAGTATCAACAGCTCCAGGCAGCCAAGATGCAGGCCCAGATGGCCACCCAAAACGAGGcggcccagcagcagcaacgcaCCTTTGCATTGCGGCAGGCCATGAACCCGCCCACAGGACACTACCATATGAGTCAGTCCTCCAGCATGGTCTCCAATATGACCACGATGacccagcaacagcagcagcaacaccagagGGCACCTCCTTCCTCTCTAAACTTGCAAAATCAATATCAGCCGGCGCAGGGTCCTTTGAagttgcaacagcaacaaatgcCAAAGCACTATCAAGAGCAGCTCTATGCCCATCAGCAGCAactccaacagcagcagcagcaattgcatcagcaacagttgcagcaacaacagcaacagcagcaacaacaacagcagcagcagcagcatcgcCATAAAACGGAGCTCCAAACACCTGGAAGTGAACATGGAACGGTCTACATCCAACAGAATCATCCAGGACATGTGGTGAACCAGGCCTGCCAGACCCAAATATCGGCAGTCAAGCCCAAGGCCACGCCCAGCTCGGAGGAGTCCTCGACCACCTCGGCCAAGAGCCCCTCCCACGCTCCCTTGGATCGCAAGAAGAGTGCCGGATCCATTCAGGCCCTGAAGTCGCCCATTACGAAGAGACCACCATCCACGCCGGTAACTCTGTCTGGATGGTTGCACAAGCAGGGATCCGACGGCCTGAAGGTGTGGCGCAAGCGGTGGTTCGTCTTGGCCGAGTACTGCCTGTACTACTACAAGGGTCCCGAAGAGGAGAAGCTCCTTGGGTCGGTTCTATTGCCATCATATCGGGTATCCGCCTGCTTGCCGGAGGACAAGATATATCGAAAGTTCGCCTTCAAGTGTGAGCACCAGAACATGAGAACCTATTGGCTGGCTGCTGACAATTCCGAGTCGATGATGACGTGGGTGCGAGCATTGGCCGCCGCAAGTATGATGCAGGCCCCCAGTAGCGGGGAGTCGGAGCCCAGTGTGAACTCCTCCCTCAATCACAGTGGAGAGAATTCGGATTCTGGGATTCACACCCTGCAGTCGCAGCCGAGCAAGGGACAACCCACACCCTCGTCGGACGGGTTAagtggaggaggtggtggagtTAGCAGCTCCCAACCCCTGTACGCCAATGCACCGCCCAAGCCCCGACGAAGCAACGATGGGGGCTACTCCTCTCCATCGCCGGAACACAacgaacagcagcagcaacactcTAGTCGCCGATTGATGTCGCCCACGCAGCAGCTgtaccagcaacaacagcagcagcagcaacaccagcgatctcagcagcaacagccgcaGCAACATCATGCCATTTACGACACCAGAACGGGTCATGTCTCCAGTGCCCTGCAACTCCAGCAGGCCCAGCAGCAATACTCACTGGACCACTTGGAGGCGCagttccagcagcagcaactagACATGGAGGAGCAGATTGCCCGACTGCAGCAGCAACGGGCCGCCGAGGAGATCTACGGCGAGCGGGAGATGTACATGGCCAAGCTCCTCCATCAGCAGCGCCAGGCCGCCAATGGCAGCTACCCCACCCAGCAGCAGCTCCTGCATGCGGAGCGGAGGACACCCGATGCCTATGGGCGGTCGAAGCAACAACGTCTCTTTGCCGCCGCTCAAGCTGCAGCGGACTACGAGGATATCTACAACATGTCCCAGCTGGCTGGAGCCGGGGGAGTGCCCATGTCGGCCCAGGAGGCACTACTGCAGGAGGCGGCCAGCTACCGGAGACCGCTTAGCCCGCCCAGCTACGATGGTTCCAAGCACGTGCCGGCCATGCCGCAGCGATACACGCCCAATCACTTGGAG GCCAGCGGCGCTGATCAACTAATCAATACAATGGACTTGCGTGCTCGCACAGCGGCGGCCATCGTGCGTCCGCATTCGGCCGACTTCCTGGAGTATGAGGCGCGTGCCgaggctgctgctgcggctgccgCGGCAGCCATTGCCCAGAGCCAGCAGGAGAGCGGCCGGGCACCCAGACCCAAGTCCAGTTTGGACATCAACCGGACACCGGACAGCTTCTACTATTCGGAGGCGAGTTATGCGGACAAGATGCGAAAGAGCGCCCTCTATCTGCAGAACGGGGCTCAACCGCAGCAGGCGGGAAGCTATCGAACTGCGGCCGGAGATATCAATTCCGGCGTTAACACCATCGGCTACGAGAATCCGTATGAGAGGGCCTACAAGCGACAGGAGCTGCTGGCCGAGGCGCAGGCCCAGGCCCATGCTCAGGCCAGTAGCATGCCCAGGATGAGTCGATCGGCCAGCCAGGGACGAGCGATGGGGTCGCAACTGCAGTCACCGCAGCAGGAGGACCTGCCACCGCTGAACGTGCACCCCGGCTCCATATTTCCGCCATCGATGTCCACCCAGGAGATAATCTGCAAAAACGAGCAGTTCCTGCGTTCCGCCAGTGCTCGACTGCCCAAGAGAAACGGCATGGATGATGACTATTCGGCGGCCAACTCCACCACCACGTCACCCACATCGGGAGCTGCCCCCTCCCCGCAGCACCAGGAGGGTGAGAGGAAGCGGGAGGAGTCCATGAAGCGTCTGCTGGAGTGGAAGCAGCGCATGCTGCAGTCACCTTTGACCCGCAAGGGCATCCAGCAGGGCGGTAGCAACATGTCCGCCATGTCAAAGCTGGGCAGCAATCCGAACATACTTCTGGCATCTACGGCAGTGGCCAGTGGAGCACGCTATGCCCCTCAGGCGGGCAAGACGGGTCTGGTGGGCAACggcaatggcaatggtagTGCAGCCGGAAACGGAAGTGCTTCGGGGGCAGGAAATGCCGCTACAGCCGCAGGAATCCAACGCTCTCGATCCGAATCACAGGCTAACATGGGACCTGGTGGAGTGGCGTACAACAACTACTCCTCGGATGATGAAG CCTCAATATCCGTGCGCAATGTTAACAACCTGCCCATGGGCAACCTCACGGTGAAGCCGGATCCCTCAGATACccaccatcagcagcaggaGTCAGCGTTTGCCCCGTACTATGGAGGAGCCGCCGAGACCAAGTACGCCAAGAACACTGTGCTCACGGACCGCGGACTCTACGCCGGAAACGGAGCCGGATTGGCCACATCCACTccgcagcatcagcagcagcagttccGTATGCGGCGCACCGGTAGTCGGGCGGAAATCGATATGCTCGAGAGGGAGACCAGCAGCCAGATTAGG AACCTGGAAATGTCGGCTGGGGATTTGTTGAGCCGTACCCACGAGGAGCTGGTCCTTCTCCTGATTCAACTGAGACGCCAGAGCAGCCAAACGGCCAGAGCCATCGAGCAGTGCTGCAGTGATATGCACGATGTCCAG AATCGCCTGCGCAGTGCCGAAGGTTTAACGCGAGCTGAGAGCATCCAGCGACTGGACTATTTGAAACAGCACCTTTTGGACTTGGAACGGCACTATGAGAAGAGCAAGCCCTTGGTCAATCTGGTGGACAACATGGTCAAGTTGGGTTCACTATACCGGAACGATGCCAACGGCAGAGTCCAGCCAACCACTATCGAGCGTGTGGAGTTCAATCAGCGTATGCAGGAGCGGCAGATGCTGCAGGAAGAGCAGCAGCAATGGGACCGTCTCAGTCCCAATCAGGCCGAGCTACAG GCCAAGGTTCATGAGCTCTACCAACTGGATCAACTCCTGCAGGAAGAGTCTGGAACTCTGCAGAGCCTGCAGCGCGACAAGGAGGACCTTGAGCGAGCTTTGGGTGGTCTGAGGGCTAGAATCCAAGACAGCAATGCCACGCCCATGGCTCTGGAGGCGGCCAAGAAGCAACAACACATTTTGGAGCGCGAACTGTCGCGTGTCCATCAGCTTCTGGCTGAGAACTCAAAG AAACTGGAGCAGACAGTGGCGGGTAATGCTCGACTGGAGCAGGAGCTGCTGCTTTTGCGCCAGAAAGTGCAGGACACTCGAGGAGCTGCCACAAACGGAATCGACGCTGCTGCACCCATGAATGGCGACCAAAACGCAGCTGTTTTACAATCCGAACTGGAGCGTGTCCAGTCCTTGGTGGGGGATATGCAAAGGCAGCGACATGAACTCAGCACCGCAGTGCGCCAGCTGACGGAGAACTCGAGCCGGTTGTACCAGGAGATTGGAAAGCAGGAGGTTATGAACGGTGGGGGCTCCACCAACGGCAGCCTGAAGAAGCGCAGCAACTCGACCAGCTGGACCGAAACGGACTTGGACTCCAATATGCTGAAGAGTGGTAGTCGGCAGCACCTAAACGACTCCAGCCTGAACCTATCCACTCCTTTGTATGTGGACACCAATAGCTCCTCGAAGTTAAACGACTATAACCGCTACAACGGCGGCGGAAGCAGCGATGCCCTAGAGATGAGCGGAATGGAGAgcgatggcttcttggaaAGCAACCCCTTCGCCATGGGCCTGGAGAAGCAGGAAATCAAGACCGTGAGGATTGTGAAGAGGGAATCGGAGCGCCGACATCGGGATCGCAGCGAACGGGGACTGAGCAGCTCCATCCAGAATCTGGACCAGGTGATGGAGGAGGAGATGTATGCCCAGCAGCAGCGCGAACAGAACGCCATGTATCCACAGAACAACGAGGAGCAGCCGATGACCAATGGTCACCACAGCCGCTCCAAGTCACTGCCTAGAAACTACTCTGAACCTCCCAAGCCGCGGCACAGTCGACACATGAATGGAAAGACCAACGGCCACCACCACTACAACAACGGAGGTGGCTATGACTACGACCGGAACAGCAACTACGAGCACCAGCCGCCACCACCGCCGGCACCACAGAGCAGCAATgggcaccaccaccagcagagGGAGCACCTGAACCCGCTGGCCAATGCCTACTTCGCCAAGCAGCTCCAGCAGCAGGCGAATCCTTCTCGCGACAGTGCCCGCGTGGCCTTGCGCACCAAAACCGACTCCTTGCAGAGCCTGAACAAGAGCCTCACGGATCTTAGTCCGGAGCCTGTGTTCCAGAGCGTGGCTGCCCGTCAGATCATCAACGAAATGTCCGCCGGATCGGCCTCTGAGGACACCGAGAAGGTGGTGGAGAAAGTGCCGCCTCCTCACAAGCATCGACGGGCAGTGCCCCGGGAGAAGAGACGTCACTATACTGCCCCGAATAATGTCAATCAGAAGGCCATGGAGAAGGTGCAGGCCGAGAACGATATGAATCGCAAT AACACTAACTGGCGAGCTCGCGATGACCTGGACATGGAGGTGGCTCTGCGGCCGCGAATGAATGCCCCCGATGTGGTGCGATCAGCTCTGGGGCAGGGTGAGAAAATTTCGGAGAATACCATTGATAACTTGCTCTTGGCGCCGAACAAAATAGTCATACCCGAGCGTTACATACCAGAAACA ACGCCCGAACTGTCGCCGGAGGAGAAGAAACGCCGTCAGGAGAAGGTCGAGTCCATCAAGAAAATGCTGGCCGAAGCCCCCATTAGCAGCAAC gaaaATGAGAGCCTGCCGCCGAGCAAACTCAACGCTGAGAAGAAACAACGCGAGCACCTGTTGCAGCTCAACCAAATCCTGGCCCAGCAGGTGATGCAAGTCAGCAAGATCGTAGCCG GCAATCCCAATAGTCACAACTAA